Proteins encoded within one genomic window of Glycine soja cultivar W05 chromosome 1, ASM419377v2, whole genome shotgun sequence:
- the LOC114367343 gene encoding uncharacterized protein LOC114367343 isoform X5, translating into MSAENEKIKPKTDIELFLNNANQCIWKKLNNDSGAGANAASRADMTLAATDPLSEIVWSPDKGLSLKCADSSFAHKNSSLLRDVGTSCMVFAPPQNFTGGSSTTDKPLDDDFLKPIAVVCAKSDIAEADAPTMPPTGDSGVKAKCKAYEEDDIGSVGNKEKVNTAATAPNLPNEQNGNLTNNWEKITGDQANSGTDKVSGIEGNRISAISGQADQGPFDHLLLQSDENKPSMDQNPSPGRHSDGSVNIGLEKKAVVTDDDLHTAVEPIIEYRGSGAHETNLASSSKNPLEKLEYSAENDLQTFNCEAACAGTSRVNVSETENKFQDTEMMLPCDKILPVLHSPCHSRIHMAINKGKEKSLSDGDANVMLSREENDSHSSVESCNSTGFFSTGKKRRNFQQQLIIGSKRVKKQIEESSGPKSYVKQDNSFMNWISNMVKGLSPSIQNDSNTLALTLANPDHHNLPPDEKLIACNMNQDPEPKNTGFKSIFQSICCPSLKNVGTRMSHQEGKSSQDLVPGNMEHGIDATPITCWAENNSLSKLCLQSNKFEVSTGGNDAGLSSQPKIKPLNFFNCHESSKNNPVETKNYSILGHSKDKEEVASHSSSTKQNTDNNDNIDSNVLCDRKEEENICHRRDNLGSLWITRFSPKFTAPLREQPANDTEVSTDLKEDKGNNDHKSMYLFKPLSSSPGFRNLEPTASMFGRRFGAIKQIIPTNATDTTTQVNMLCFFCGTRGHQLSDCLAIAENKLEDLQKNIDSYGGLEEHHCLCIKCFQPNHWAISCPTSISTRKHELKANALVNDCGKHLISSNEGSARLLTDEDDRVLSGGSINDETDQRAGQNINLKWKSNEIITHKVGCNASFKKYRGLSSEENKFRENPTLSPSKLAERQISQVPKEIFEAVKKLQLSRTDILKMSFTSDGSILVGQSLNLMVFSCDCGSESGKKDQGELDTMWHT; encoded by the exons ATGAGTGCCGAAAACGAGAAAATAAAACCAAAGACTGATATTGAACTCTTTCTCAATAATGCTAACCAGTGCATTtggaaaaaattgaataatgacTCAGGTGCAGGTGCAAATGCAGCCTCCAGGGCGGACATGACACTTGCTGCCACTGACCCCCTATCTGAAATAGTTTGGTCTCCAGATAAAGGTTTGAGTCTTAAATGTGCTGATTCAAGCTTTGCTCATAAAAATAGTTCTCTTCTTCGGGATGTTGGAACAAGCTGTATGGTTTTTGCTCCGCCACAAAATTTTACTGGCGGCAGTTCTACCACTGATAAACCTTTAGATGATGATTTTCTGAAACCTATAGCAGTTGTATGTGCCAAGAGTGATATTGCTGAAGCAGATGCTCCTACTATGCCTCCTACAGGTGATTCAGGTGTCAAGGCCAAGTGTAAAGCCTATGAAGAAGATGATATAG GATCTGTTGGTAATAAGGAGAAAGTAAACACCGCAGCAACAGCACCTAATTTGCCTAATGAACAAAATGGGAATCTAACGAACAATTGGGAAAAGATTACCGGTGATCAAGCCAACAGTGGAACTGATAAAGTATCTGGGATAGAGGGAAACAGAATTTCTGCTATTTCAG GCCAAGCTGACCAAGGGCCATTTGATCATTTATTACTTCAATCAGATGAAAATAAACCTAGCATGGACCAAAATCCTTCTCCAGGGAGACATTCTGATGGAAGCGTAAATATTGGTCTTGAAAAAAAGGCTGTAGTAACTGATGATGATTTACATACTGCAGTTGAGCCTATAATTGAATACAGAGGCTCTGGTGCTCATGAGACTAATTTAGCATCCTCCAGCAAGAATCCTTTAGAAAAACTGGAATATAGTGCAGAGAATGATTTGCAAACTTTCAACTGTGAAGCTGCTTGTGCTGGAACAAGCAGAGTTAATGTTAGTGAGACTGAAAACAAATTTCAGGACACTGAAATGATGCTACCATGTGATAAGATTCTTCCAGTTTTGCATTCTCCATGTCATAGCAGAATTCATATGGCAATAAACAAAGGCAAGGAAAAATCCTTATCAGATGGGGATGCAAATGTAATGTTATCAAGGGAGGAGAATGACAGCCATTCAAGTGTTGAGAGCTGTAACAGTACTGGCTTTTTTTCAACAGGTAAGAAGAGACGTAACTTTCAACAACAGTTGATAATTGGGAGTAAAAGAGTCAAAAAGCAAATTGAAGAATCTTCTGGTCCCAAATCCTATGTTAAACAGGATAACTCGTTCATGAACTGGATTTCAAACATGGTGAAAGGACTCTCACCATCAATTCAAAATGATTCAAACACTTTGGCTCTTACCCTTGCAAATCCAGATCATCATAATCTACCGCCTGACGAGAAACTTATCGCATGCAATATGAATCAAGATCCTGAGCCAAAAAATACAGGATTCAAATCCATTTTTCAGTCCATATGTTGTCCAAGCTTGAAGAATGTAGGAACGAGAATGTCTCATCAAGAAGGAAAGAGTAGTCAGGATTTAGTGCCAGGTAACATGGAACATGGAATAGATGCTACTCCAATAACCTGTTGGGCAGAAAACAATAGCCTTTCCAAACTGTGTTTGCAATCAAATAAGTTTGAAGTATCTACTGGGGGAAATGATGCCGGTCTGTCCTCGCAGCCTAAGATTAAacctctaaatttttttaactgtcATGAAAGCAGCAAAAACAACCCAGTGGAGACTAAAAATTATTCCATCTTGGGCCATAGTAAGGACAAGGAAGAAGTGGCATCACATTCATCTTCAACCAAACAAAATACAGATAATAATGATAACATCGATTCTAATGTGCTATGTGAtagaaaggaagaagagaatatCTGTCACAGAAGAGATAATCTGGGAAGTCTGTGGATAACTCGTTTTTCTCCAAAATTCACTGCTCCCTTGAGAGAACAACCTGCCAATGACACAGAGGTCTCTACTGATCttaaggaagataagggaaatAATGATCATAAATCAATGTATTTGTTCAAACCCCTTTCATCTTCCCCAGGATTCAGAAATTTAGAGCCAACGGCTTCAATGTTTGGAAGGAGATTTGGTGCCATCAAACAAATCATACCAACAAATGCAACAGATACTACCACACAGGTTAatatgttgtgttttttttgtggAACAAGAGGACATCAACTCTCTGATTGCTTGGCTATTGCAGAAAACAAGTTAGAAGATCTCCAGAAGAATATAGATTCATATGGAGGATTGGAAGAACATCATTGTCTATGCATCAAATGTTTTCAGCCCAACCATTGGGCAATTTCATGTCCCACTTCAATCTCAACTAGGAAACATGAACTGAAAGCTAATGCCTTGGTCAATGATTGTGGAAAACATTTAATCTCGAGCAATGAAGGGAGTGCCAGGCTGCTGACTGATGAGGATGACCGAGTTTTATCTGGAGGTTCTATTAATGATGAAACAGATCAACGAGCAggtcaaaatattaatttgaagtGGAAATCAAATGAAATTATAACCCATAAGGTAGGGTGCAATGCATCATTCAAGAAATACCGTGGTTTGAGTTCAGAGGAAAACAAATTCAGAGAAAATCCTACATTATCTCCATCCAAATTGGCTGAAAGGCAGATTTCACAGGTGCCAAAGGAAATATTTGAAGCAGTAAAAAAGCTTCAATTGTCCCGCACCGACATCTTGAA AATGTCCTTTACGTCAGATGGATCAATACTCGTGGGTCAATCTCTCAACTTGATGGTTTTTTCCTGCGACTGCGGCTCGGAAAGTGGGAAGAAGGACCAGGGGGAACTGGATACCATGTGGCATACATAA
- the LOC114367343 gene encoding uncharacterized protein LOC114367343 isoform X3 has product MSAENEKIKPKTDIELFLNNANQCIWKKLNNDSGAGANAASRADMTLAATDPLSEIVWSPDKAVVCAKSDIAEADAPTMPPTGDSGVKAKCKAYEEDDIGSVGNKEKVNTAATAPNLPNEQNGNLTNNWEKITGDQANSGTDKVSGIEGNRISAISGQADQGPFDHLLLQSDENKPSMDQNPSPGRHSDGSVNIGLEKKAVVTDDDLHTAVEPIIEYRGSGAHETNLASSSKNPLEKLEYSAENDLQTFNCEAACAGTSRVNVSETENKFQDTEMMLPCDKILPVLHSPCHSRIHMAINKGKEKSLSDGDANVMLSREENDSHSSVESCNSTGFFSTGKKRRNFQQQLIIGSKRVKKQIEESSGPKSYVKQDNSFMNWISNMVKGLSPSIQNDSNTLALTLANPDHHNLPPDEKLIACNMNQDPEPKNTGFKSIFQSICCPSLKNVGTRMSHQEGKSSQDLVPGNMEHGIDATPITCWAENNSLSKLCLQSNKFEVSTGGNDAGLSSQPKIKPLNFFNCHESSKNNPVETKNYSILGHSKDKEEVASHSSSTKQNTDNNDNIDSNVLCDRKEEENICHRRDNLGSLWITRFSPKFTAPLREQPANDTEVSTDLKEDKGNNDHKSMYLFKPLSSSPGFRNLEPTASMFGRRFGAIKQIIPTNATDTTTQVNMLCFFCGTRGHQLSDCLAIAENKLEDLQKNIDSYGGLEEHHCLCIKCFQPNHWAISCPTSISTRKHELKANALVNDCGKHLISSNEGSARLLTDEDDRVLSGGSINDETDQRAGQNINLKWKSNEIITHKVGCNASFKKYRGLSSEENKFRENPTLSPSKLAERQISQVPKEIFEAVKKLQLSRTDILKWINTRGSISQLDGFFLRLRLGKWEEGPGGTGYHVAYINETQSQRQCSEQNTRKSLSVKVGSIKCMVESQYISNHDFLEEEIMEWWSNTSQAGAEISSEEYIIEKFKKKEMLGL; this is encoded by the exons ATGAGTGCCGAAAACGAGAAAATAAAACCAAAGACTGATATTGAACTCTTTCTCAATAATGCTAACCAGTGCATTtggaaaaaattgaataatgacTCAGGTGCAGGTGCAAATGCAGCCTCCAGGGCGGACATGACACTTGCTGCCACTGACCCCCTATCTGAAATAGTTTGGTCTCCAGATAAAG CAGTTGTATGTGCCAAGAGTGATATTGCTGAAGCAGATGCTCCTACTATGCCTCCTACAGGTGATTCAGGTGTCAAGGCCAAGTGTAAAGCCTATGAAGAAGATGATATAG GATCTGTTGGTAATAAGGAGAAAGTAAACACCGCAGCAACAGCACCTAATTTGCCTAATGAACAAAATGGGAATCTAACGAACAATTGGGAAAAGATTACCGGTGATCAAGCCAACAGTGGAACTGATAAAGTATCTGGGATAGAGGGAAACAGAATTTCTGCTATTTCAG GCCAAGCTGACCAAGGGCCATTTGATCATTTATTACTTCAATCAGATGAAAATAAACCTAGCATGGACCAAAATCCTTCTCCAGGGAGACATTCTGATGGAAGCGTAAATATTGGTCTTGAAAAAAAGGCTGTAGTAACTGATGATGATTTACATACTGCAGTTGAGCCTATAATTGAATACAGAGGCTCTGGTGCTCATGAGACTAATTTAGCATCCTCCAGCAAGAATCCTTTAGAAAAACTGGAATATAGTGCAGAGAATGATTTGCAAACTTTCAACTGTGAAGCTGCTTGTGCTGGAACAAGCAGAGTTAATGTTAGTGAGACTGAAAACAAATTTCAGGACACTGAAATGATGCTACCATGTGATAAGATTCTTCCAGTTTTGCATTCTCCATGTCATAGCAGAATTCATATGGCAATAAACAAAGGCAAGGAAAAATCCTTATCAGATGGGGATGCAAATGTAATGTTATCAAGGGAGGAGAATGACAGCCATTCAAGTGTTGAGAGCTGTAACAGTACTGGCTTTTTTTCAACAGGTAAGAAGAGACGTAACTTTCAACAACAGTTGATAATTGGGAGTAAAAGAGTCAAAAAGCAAATTGAAGAATCTTCTGGTCCCAAATCCTATGTTAAACAGGATAACTCGTTCATGAACTGGATTTCAAACATGGTGAAAGGACTCTCACCATCAATTCAAAATGATTCAAACACTTTGGCTCTTACCCTTGCAAATCCAGATCATCATAATCTACCGCCTGACGAGAAACTTATCGCATGCAATATGAATCAAGATCCTGAGCCAAAAAATACAGGATTCAAATCCATTTTTCAGTCCATATGTTGTCCAAGCTTGAAGAATGTAGGAACGAGAATGTCTCATCAAGAAGGAAAGAGTAGTCAGGATTTAGTGCCAGGTAACATGGAACATGGAATAGATGCTACTCCAATAACCTGTTGGGCAGAAAACAATAGCCTTTCCAAACTGTGTTTGCAATCAAATAAGTTTGAAGTATCTACTGGGGGAAATGATGCCGGTCTGTCCTCGCAGCCTAAGATTAAacctctaaatttttttaactgtcATGAAAGCAGCAAAAACAACCCAGTGGAGACTAAAAATTATTCCATCTTGGGCCATAGTAAGGACAAGGAAGAAGTGGCATCACATTCATCTTCAACCAAACAAAATACAGATAATAATGATAACATCGATTCTAATGTGCTATGTGAtagaaaggaagaagagaatatCTGTCACAGAAGAGATAATCTGGGAAGTCTGTGGATAACTCGTTTTTCTCCAAAATTCACTGCTCCCTTGAGAGAACAACCTGCCAATGACACAGAGGTCTCTACTGATCttaaggaagataagggaaatAATGATCATAAATCAATGTATTTGTTCAAACCCCTTTCATCTTCCCCAGGATTCAGAAATTTAGAGCCAACGGCTTCAATGTTTGGAAGGAGATTTGGTGCCATCAAACAAATCATACCAACAAATGCAACAGATACTACCACACAGGTTAatatgttgtgttttttttgtggAACAAGAGGACATCAACTCTCTGATTGCTTGGCTATTGCAGAAAACAAGTTAGAAGATCTCCAGAAGAATATAGATTCATATGGAGGATTGGAAGAACATCATTGTCTATGCATCAAATGTTTTCAGCCCAACCATTGGGCAATTTCATGTCCCACTTCAATCTCAACTAGGAAACATGAACTGAAAGCTAATGCCTTGGTCAATGATTGTGGAAAACATTTAATCTCGAGCAATGAAGGGAGTGCCAGGCTGCTGACTGATGAGGATGACCGAGTTTTATCTGGAGGTTCTATTAATGATGAAACAGATCAACGAGCAggtcaaaatattaatttgaagtGGAAATCAAATGAAATTATAACCCATAAGGTAGGGTGCAATGCATCATTCAAGAAATACCGTGGTTTGAGTTCAGAGGAAAACAAATTCAGAGAAAATCCTACATTATCTCCATCCAAATTGGCTGAAAGGCAGATTTCACAGGTGCCAAAGGAAATATTTGAAGCAGTAAAAAAGCTTCAATTGTCCCGCACCGACATCTTGAA ATGGATCAATACTCGTGGGTCAATCTCTCAACTTGATGGTTTTTTCCTGCGACTGCGGCTCGGAAAGTGGGAAGAAGGACCAGGGGGAACTGGATACCATGTGGCATACATAAATG AGACCCAGTCCCAGAGACAGTGTTCAGAGCAGAATACAAGAAAATCTCTCTCAGTGAAAGTGGGGAGTATCAAGTGTATGGTCGAAAGTCAGTATATATCCAATCATGATTTTCTTGAG GAAGAAATCATGGAATGGTGGTCCAACACCTCACAAGCTGGTGCCGAGATTTCATCTGAAGaatatataatagaaaaatttaaaaagaaagaaatgttaGGTCTCTAg